A stretch of Clostridium sp. BJN0001 DNA encodes these proteins:
- a CDS encoding SMI1/KNR4 family protein, with the protein MNKKVEVRNTKFGNVIIEYINYVRKIFPEFNELRNSGTTIEEINKIEQQMDILFPEDLKQLYMIINGDNKHIFGFVNGLNMLSLEEMYTTWKSWREFDDDKELNDKKYYSSLPQKSIKCRYTNSLWIPIAHDCSSNYFGIDLDPDVNGTIGQIINFGRDENHKKVFASSLKKFFELGLKLKGEIQIEEVEKDVYFITNKDDKHAIDWLKEKVD; encoded by the coding sequence ATGAATAAGAAGGTTGAAGTAAGAAATACTAAGTTTGGAAACGTTATTATAGAGTATATTAATTATGTAAGAAAAATATTTCCTGAATTTAATGAATTAAGAAATTCTGGAACTACTATTGAAGAAATAAATAAGATTGAACAACAGATGGATATACTATTTCCAGAAGATTTAAAACAATTGTATATGATAATTAATGGAGATAATAAGCATATTTTTGGATTTGTTAATGGACTTAATATGCTCTCTTTAGAGGAAATGTATACTACATGGAAATCATGGAGAGAGTTTGATGACGATAAAGAATTGAATGATAAAAAATATTATTCATCACTTCCCCAAAAATCAATTAAATGTCGTTACACAAATTCTTTATGGATACCAATAGCACACGATTGTTCTTCAAATTATTTTGGCATTGATTTAGATCCAGATGTTAATGGTACAATTGGACAAATAATTAATTTTGGAAGAGATGAAAATCATAAAAAAGTTTTTGCGAGTTCACTAAAAAAGTTTTTTGAATTGGGACTTAAACTTAAAGGAGAAATCCAAATAGAAGAAGTAGAAAAAGATGTTTATTTTATAACCAATAAAGATGATAAACATGCAATTGATTGGTTAAAAGAAAAAGTAGATTAG
- a CDS encoding MerR family transcriptional regulator, with product MKINEVAKLTGITVRTLHYYDEIGLLKPIKITESGYRLYNEDALSKLQQILFFKELEFSLNEIKDIVTNPSFDKTEALRNQKELLIKKRERIDNLIKLAESTLKGENNMSFKEFDMTEIEKTKNKYAKEVKERWGNSDAYKESEKKTKNYNKEKWQEINEEGKEILKAFAANIDKEAESEEVQRLVLKWQNYITERFYNCTNEILKGLGLMYIGDERFKKNIDKNGEGTAEFISKAIAIYCSVSSIS from the coding sequence ATGAAGATTAATGAGGTTGCAAAATTAACGGGAATTACAGTGAGAACACTACATTATTATGATGAAATAGGACTTCTCAAACCTATCAAAATTACTGAATCAGGTTATAGGTTATATAACGAAGACGCACTTTCTAAACTTCAACAGATATTATTTTTTAAAGAGTTAGAATTTTCACTTAATGAAATTAAAGATATTGTTACAAATCCATCATTTGACAAAACAGAAGCATTAAGAAATCAAAAAGAGCTACTTATTAAAAAGAGAGAGCGAATAGATAACCTGATAAAGCTTGCAGAAAGTACATTAAAAGGAGAAAATAATATGAGTTTTAAAGAATTTGATATGACAGAAATTGAAAAAACTAAAAATAAATATGCAAAAGAAGTTAAGGAGCGTTGGGGTAATTCTGATGCTTATAAGGAAAGTGAGAAAAAAACTAAGAATTATAATAAAGAAAAATGGCAAGAAATAAATGAAGAAGGGAAAGAAATTTTAAAAGCCTTTGCAGCAAATATTGATAAAGAAGCAGAAAGCGAGGAGGTTCAAAGATTAGTTTTAAAATGGCAAAATTATATTACTGAGAGATTTTATAATTGTACAAATGAAATTTTAAAAGGTTTAGGACTTATGTATATAGGAGATGAACGTTTTAAAAAAAATATTGATAAAAATGGTGAAGGAACAGCAGAATTTATATCAAAGGCTATTGCCATTTACTGCTCAGTGTCTTCAATCAGCTAA
- a CDS encoding HD domain-containing protein — protein MLSKKEAERELLIAEKLNPGPWVSHSRSVGLNAKLIADKIDKLDSNYAYAMGLLHDIGRRKGVTSILHTIDGYDYMMSLNQKEIAKICLTHSYPIQDVNTFFGKFDCTEEQKDFLELFIKDTIYDDYDRLIQLCDAISLPNGACIMEKRLIDVSLRHGLPDFTINKWKAFLELKKHFDKLCGCNIYTLLPNVMENSYESLL, from the coding sequence ATGTTAAGTAAAAAAGAAGCAGAAAGAGAGCTTTTAATAGCTGAAAAATTAAATCCAGGTCCATGGGTAAGCCATAGCAGATCTGTTGGTTTGAATGCTAAATTGATAGCAGACAAAATTGATAAATTAGATAGTAATTACGCTTATGCTATGGGATTATTGCATGATATAGGAAGAAGAAAAGGTGTAACGTCAATTTTACACACAATTGATGGATATGATTATATGATGAGTTTAAATCAAAAAGAGATTGCAAAAATATGTTTAACACATTCATATCCAATACAAGATGTAAATACTTTTTTTGGTAAATTTGATTGTACAGAAGAACAAAAAGATTTCTTAGAACTATTTATAAAGGACACCATATATGATGATTATGATAGATTAATACAATTGTGTGATGCAATATCATTGCCTAATGGAGCTTGTATAATGGAAAAGAGATTAATAGATGTATCATTAAGACATGGACTCCCGGATTTTACTATAAATAAATGGAAAGCATTTTTAGAACTTAAAAAGCATTTTGATAAATTATGCGGCTGCAATATATATACATTGCTTCCAAATGTAATGGAAAATTCTTATGAGAGTTTATTATGA
- a CDS encoding GNAT family protein produces the protein MKLETKRTILRRFEKKDLEDLNDYCSQEGVGEMAGWKHHSSLSISKEVLYKNIQNENIFAIENKENKKVIGHIAINSDSENGREDTKELGCVLNRNYQNQGIMTEVIYQILDYLFSNHIEYVYACCFQNNKSSKRLIEKCGFTFEQEGSFYAESLNKNFKSFEYVYSKNDWQLKSNAHKF, from the coding sequence ATGAAATTAGAAACTAAAAGAACAATTCTTCGCCGTTTTGAAAAGAAAGACTTAGAGGATTTAAATGATTATTGTAGTCAAGAGGGTGTTGGAGAAATGGCTGGGTGGAAACATCATAGCAGCTTGTCAATTTCAAAAGAAGTGTTATATAAAAACATTCAAAATGAGAATATTTTTGCAATAGAAAATAAAGAAAATAAAAAAGTGATTGGTCATATAGCAATAAATAGCGATTCTGAGAATGGAAGAGAAGATACAAAAGAATTAGGATGTGTACTGAATCGTAACTATCAGAATCAAGGAATTATGACGGAAGTAATTTATCAGATTTTGGATTATTTATTTTCTAATCATATAGAATATGTGTATGCATGTTGTTTTCAAAATAATAAATCATCTAAACGATTAATCGAAAAATGTGGTTTTACTTTTGAACAAGAAGGTTCATTTTATGCAGAATCACTTAATAAAAATTTTAAGTCATTTGAGTATGTCTATAGTAAAAATGATTGGCAGTTAAAGAGTAATGCTCACAAATTCTAA
- a CDS encoding TetR/AcrR family transcriptional regulator: MKNTIMKAASEKIQCHGLRKFTMNEIASELKISKKTIYKYFKSKDDIISEYFKEIIESDKKYTMQALEKENASLEDKLNSIIFSYHKYKLPVSILDEAYKFYYEKWKEIESLKNLKLKLIENTLKEAIKSGELKETIDIHIVSFILESVSSTLLDYKFLSKNNLTMKDAMDDTLKILLHGILKN; encoded by the coding sequence TTGAAGAATACAATAATGAAAGCTGCTTCAGAAAAAATACAATGTCATGGATTAAGAAAATTTACCATGAATGAAATAGCTTCAGAACTTAAAATAAGCAAAAAAACTATATATAAATATTTTAAAAGTAAAGATGATATTATTTCCGAATATTTTAAAGAAATAATTGAAAGTGATAAAAAATACACTATGCAGGCATTAGAAAAAGAAAACGCCTCTTTAGAAGATAAGTTAAATTCAATAATTTTTTCTTATCATAAATATAAACTTCCTGTTAGCATATTAGACGAAGCTTATAAGTTTTATTATGAAAAGTGGAAAGAAATCGAATCTCTTAAAAATTTAAAATTAAAACTTATAGAAAACACATTAAAAGAAGCTATAAAATCTGGTGAACTTAAAGAGACTATAGATATTCACATTGTAAGTTTTATATTAGAAAGCGTAAGCAGTACCCTTTTAGATTATAAATTTTTAAGCAAAAATAATCTAACTATGAAAGATGCAATGGATGACACTTTAAAGATACTACTTCATGGTATTTTGAAAAATTGA
- a CDS encoding GNAT family N-acetyltransferase — protein sequence MKKVKFFNYSEGERFGKNYQLLAQFFEKYTGDGMQENWHIGRLDWMLNHDYTNPELLPLIGIWEENNEVVGVVIFDIEHPPVYFLCKPGYEHLYNDMYEYAEKTFKTDKWCENGYWIKTVVKDENTVLVKFLKDKGFVFDGYPEDILELKCDVNNKYSYSLPEGFCVTTFENEKDYEKYAELLYKGFDHEGEEKADITYESVPFREPHWNDNLKILVKSKDGEWASHCGIWYTPGSKTAYIEPVLTIPKYRKKGLAKAAIYEAINRCADLGAKRAVVISDMDFYYTIGFKKSSHYYQVAKYL from the coding sequence ATGAAAAAAGTTAAATTTTTTAATTATTCAGAAGGAGAACGTTTTGGAAAGAATTATCAATTACTTGCACAATTCTTTGAAAAATACACAGGAGATGGAATGCAAGAAAATTGGCATATTGGAAGACTGGATTGGATGTTAAACCATGATTATACAAATCCAGAATTGTTGCCACTAATTGGAATTTGGGAAGAAAATAATGAAGTCGTAGGTGTTGTAATATTTGATATTGAACATCCACCGGTTTATTTTTTATGTAAACCGGGATATGAACATTTGTACAATGATATGTATGAGTATGCAGAAAAAACATTTAAAACTGATAAATGGTGTGAAAATGGATATTGGATAAAAACAGTTGTTAAAGATGAAAATACAGTATTAGTGAAATTTCTAAAAGATAAAGGCTTTGTTTTTGATGGGTATCCTGAAGACATCTTAGAATTAAAGTGTGATGTGAACAATAAATACAGTTACTCACTTCCAGAAGGTTTTTGTGTGACAACATTTGAAAATGAAAAAGATTATGAGAAATATGCTGAATTATTGTATAAAGGTTTTGATCATGAAGGAGAAGAGAAAGCTGATATTACATATGAATCAGTGCCATTTAGAGAGCCGCATTGGAATGACAATTTAAAAATTCTGGTTAAATCAAAAGATGGAGAGTGGGCATCACATTGTGGAATTTGGTATACACCGGGCAGTAAAACAGCATATATTGAGCCAGTATTAACTATTCCTAAATATAGAAAAAAAGGATTAGCTAAGGCTGCAATTTATGAAGCCATAAATAGATGCGCAGATTTAGGTGCTAAAAGAGCAGTTGTAATTTCTGATATGGATTTTTATTACACTATTGGATTTAAGAAATCTTCTCATTATTATCAAGTGGCAAAATATTTATAA
- a CDS encoding GGDEF domain-containing protein: MNYDNMSKKDLIYSLTQKDCMLLKLCEENKKLNYLASTDAMTGVFNRKAGLELLETKFKLSNINNENLVVCFLDVDKLKTVNDTFGHQEGDKLLINAAKILKKSIRKTDFIIRMGGDEFLAVFPETIMKEVDKIWMKVLSLLEKINKNNQKYKLSFSYGFYEYNKETEENLTVKDLIKKADRKMYKTKRKKGIM, encoded by the coding sequence GTGAATTACGATAATATGAGTAAAAAGGATCTTATTTATAGTCTAACACAGAAGGATTGTATGCTTTTGAAATTATGTGAAGAAAATAAAAAATTAAATTACTTAGCTAGTACAGATGCAATGACAGGTGTTTTTAATAGAAAAGCAGGTTTAGAACTTTTAGAAACAAAATTTAAATTATCAAATATTAATAATGAAAATTTAGTTGTCTGTTTTCTTGATGTAGATAAATTAAAAACTGTAAATGATACTTTTGGACATCAAGAGGGTGATAAACTTTTAATAAACGCAGCCAAAATTCTAAAGAAAAGTATTAGGAAAACTGATTTTATAATTAGAATGGGTGGAGACGAATTTTTAGCAGTTTTTCCAGAAACAATAATGAAAGAGGTAGATAAAATCTGGATGAAAGTTTTGAGCTTATTAGAAAAAATTAATAAAAATAATCAAAAATATAAATTAAGCTTTAGTTATGGATTTTACGAGTATAACAAAGAAACAGAAGAAAATTTAACTGTTAAAGACTTAATAAAAAAAGCAGATAGAAAAATGTATAAAACAAAAAGAAAAAAAGGAATTATGTAA
- a CDS encoding WYL domain-containing protein yields the protein MEKFKAEALLYIYNRLFEGKIVKRQYVLDNFEIKERTFYRYIKDIRKFIENPNGELMGKEVVLDRSKGGYILRGKMEKDLSEKEVLAISKVLLESRGFVKTELEDMLYKLLENCISEDKDNIKKIIGNEFVNYVSPQHGKKILDKLWQISNAIKEQKIVSIGYYKVGIDGKLQKEISRRNVYPQGLLFSEYYFYLIAFIEGRKYEYPAIYRVDRIEDLSISDKKYKVEYSKRFKDGEFRKLIQFMQTGELERVKFKFTGKSIEAVLDRLPNAKVVKEKEGEYIVEAKLFGKGIKMWLLSQGDSIEVLGSDKLREEMIQTIENMRKKYTKKDNKLEFI from the coding sequence ATGGAAAAATTTAAAGCAGAAGCATTGTTATATATTTATAATAGACTATTTGAAGGAAAAATAGTTAAAAGGCAATATGTTTTAGACAATTTTGAGATTAAAGAAAGAACTTTTTACAGATACATAAAGGATATAAGAAAATTTATTGAAAATCCTAATGGTGAATTAATGGGCAAAGAAGTAGTATTAGACAGGTCAAAAGGAGGTTATATTCTTAGAGGTAAGATGGAAAAAGATCTTAGCGAAAAGGAAGTTTTAGCTATTTCTAAAGTCCTTTTAGAAAGCAGAGGATTTGTAAAGACAGAGCTAGAAGATATGCTCTATAAGCTTCTTGAAAATTGTATAAGCGAAGATAAAGACAATATTAAAAAAATTATAGGAAATGAGTTTGTTAACTATGTTTCACCACAACATGGCAAAAAAATTCTAGACAAGTTATGGCAAATAAGTAATGCTATAAAAGAACAGAAAATAGTAAGCATTGGTTATTACAAAGTTGGTATTGATGGCAAATTGCAAAAAGAAATTTCAAGAAGAAATGTATATCCACAAGGATTGTTATTTTCAGAATATTATTTTTATTTAATAGCATTTATTGAAGGTAGAAAATATGAATATCCTGCTATTTATAGAGTAGATAGAATTGAAGATTTAAGCATTAGCGATAAAAAATATAAAGTAGAGTATAGTAAAAGGTTTAAAGATGGAGAGTTTAGAAAATTAATTCAATTCATGCAGACAGGAGAACTTGAAAGAGTAAAATTCAAATTTACAGGTAAATCTATTGAAGCAGTTTTAGACAGGCTCCCTAATGCTAAAGTAGTAAAGGAAAAAGAAGGAGAATACATAGTAGAAGCAAAATTATTTGGTAAAGGTATAAAAATGTGGCTTTTAAGTCAAGGGGATTCTATAGAAGTTTTAGGTTCTGATAAATTAAGAGAAGAAATGATTCAAACTATTGAAAATATGAGAAAAAAATATACAAAAAAAGATAATAAATTAGAATTTATTTAA
- a CDS encoding aminoglycoside phosphotransferase family protein codes for MYEYIEDKLGFNIKNSKVLKSGWAGEIISLKFKYTNKKYVIKTYNSSKNCLYNIKQEWTGLNLLYNANYPVPKPIMVNYTDEKPYIVMEQIEGENLWTCYESASEHEKDLLLKKFVKAFVKLHELDLSILNKKLLNNSTITFIEKEIRDIEILVNENKLNSFIEVIDWLKKEKLNVTNEKLSIIHRDYHPWNVIVDKNKNVHIIDLLWGIGDYRFDLAWMYTLMQRGSFEDFAKTALKKYKEIRNENINNFEYFEVLSTLRWLINVTISLKTGDNLNETRNKEFEDFILPLIKKGVILIKKISSVTLNL; via the coding sequence ATGTATGAATATATTGAAGATAAGCTTGGTTTTAATATAAAAAATAGCAAAGTTTTAAAATCAGGGTGGGCTGGAGAAATTATATCTTTAAAATTTAAATATACTAATAAAAAATATGTAATTAAGACTTATAATAGCAGCAAAAACTGTCTATATAATATAAAACAAGAATGGACAGGATTAAACTTACTTTATAATGCAAATTATCCAGTTCCAAAGCCTATAATGGTCAATTATACAGATGAAAAACCATATATAGTTATGGAACAAATTGAAGGAGAAAACTTGTGGACATGCTATGAATCTGCATCTGAACATGAAAAAGATTTGTTATTAAAAAAATTTGTAAAAGCTTTTGTAAAACTCCATGAATTAGACCTTTCAATACTAAATAAGAAATTATTAAATAATTCTACTATTACTTTTATTGAAAAAGAGATACGTGATATTGAAATATTAGTAAATGAAAATAAATTAAATTCTTTTATTGAAGTAATAGATTGGCTAAAAAAAGAAAAGCTAAATGTTACAAATGAAAAATTATCTATAATCCATAGGGATTATCATCCATGGAATGTAATCGTTGATAAAAATAAAAACGTTCATATAATCGATTTATTGTGGGGCATTGGAGATTATAGATTTGATTTAGCGTGGATGTATACATTAATGCAAAGAGGAAGCTTTGAAGATTTTGCAAAAACCGCATTAAAAAAATATAAAGAGATAAGAAATGAAAACATAAATAATTTTGAATATTTTGAAGTGCTCTCAACTTTAAGATGGTTAATTAACGTTACTATATCCTTAAAAACTGGAGATAATCTAAACGAAACAAGAAATAAAGAATTTGAAGATTTTATTTTACCTTTAATAAAAAAAGGGGTTATCTTAATTAAAAAGATCAGCAGTGTAACTTTGAATTTATAA
- a CDS encoding DUF2268 domain-containing protein yields the protein MNVTAIRSDKIYKKMISAKPEDRDNIYRYELMKPFEFKWTCIGVPIKADQLGGNDVVMASTMGGGFAPNRINNERISDVEKISDESFWKNCNESITKTLEGFENNGISLPVKDYIFTVLLNDPLNQMSKMTGDYCGDGGIPGYIIGTIIPNEKSLEMLPVALAHEANHNVRWQFIKWSNEITLGDMIVSEGLAENFAAFMFGEDKIGMWVTNTTEETLRKVIKPAIKENININDFNKISSFLYGDEIMAMRGALPIGMPYCSGYACGYYLIKHYLKKTGKTIFEATITPTDDILKETEDFWK from the coding sequence ATGAACGTTACAGCAATTAGATCAGATAAAATCTATAAAAAGATGATTTCTGCAAAGCCTGAGGATCGGGATAATATCTATCGTTATGAGCTTATGAAACCCTTTGAATTTAAGTGGACATGTATTGGTGTTCCAATAAAAGCAGATCAGCTTGGTGGAAATGATGTTGTCATGGCAAGCACGATGGGCGGAGGATTTGCACCAAATAGAATTAATAATGAACGAATTAGTGATGTTGAAAAAATCAGTGATGAAAGTTTTTGGAAGAATTGCAATGAGAGTATAACAAAGACCCTTGAAGGTTTTGAGAATAATGGTATTTCTCTTCCAGTAAAAGATTATATTTTTACTGTTTTGTTGAATGACCCACTAAACCAAATGTCAAAAATGACTGGTGACTATTGTGGAGATGGTGGAATTCCAGGATACATAATCGGAACAATTATTCCAAATGAAAAATCTCTTGAAATGCTCCCAGTAGCGCTTGCTCATGAAGCTAATCATAATGTAAGATGGCAGTTTATTAAGTGGAGCAATGAAATTACACTTGGAGATATGATCGTTAGTGAAGGATTAGCAGAAAACTTTGCTGCATTTATGTTTGGAGAGGATAAAATAGGAATGTGGGTTACAAATACAACAGAAGAAACACTTAGAAAAGTTATTAAACCTGCAATTAAAGAGAATATTAACATTAATGATTTTAATAAGATTTCATCGTTTCTCTATGGTGATGAAATTATGGCAATGCGTGGTGCTTTGCCAATTGGTATGCCTTATTGTTCAGGATATGCTTGCGGCTATTATTTAATCAAGCATTATCTTAAGAAAACTGGTAAAACAATATTCGAAGCTACAATTACACCAACTGATGATATTTTAAAGGAAACAGAGGATTTTTGGAAATGA
- a CDS encoding phospholipase D-like domain-containing protein, whose amino-acid sequence MIEIINKPINDLFYKLVSDSKKTIRICAPYVKQDIVNNIYLNKRKSVKIDFVSNFSIPNFYKRSSDIEAFKSAIKWKDKVYNCQKLHAKFYIFDDKYSIITSSNLTTSGFKKNLEYGILIKDNNLVNKNIIDFKAICDDKDTGEINAKKVVHIENILKNLPIYKDIEFENYNKHTEIDDVLDVDVELIKETLNSWEKTTFEVIDVMGKNEFSLDDIYGYKDIFSKKYPNNNTINASIRRNLQELRDLGLIKFLGNGKYKKLWERNFIL is encoded by the coding sequence TTGATTGAGATAATAAATAAACCTATAAATGATTTGTTTTATAAATTGGTATCAGATAGTAAAAAAACGATAAGGATATGTGCACCTTATGTAAAACAAGATATAGTAAATAATATATATTTAAATAAAAGAAAAAGTGTAAAAATAGATTTTGTATCTAATTTTAGTATTCCTAATTTTTATAAAAGATCATCAGATATAGAGGCGTTTAAGAGTGCAATTAAATGGAAAGACAAAGTTTATAATTGTCAAAAACTGCATGCTAAGTTTTATATTTTTGATGATAAATATTCAATTATAACTTCATCGAATTTAACAACATCAGGATTTAAAAAGAATCTTGAATATGGAATTCTTATAAAGGATAATAACTTAGTTAACAAAAATATTATAGATTTTAAAGCAATTTGTGATGATAAAGATACAGGAGAAATAAATGCTAAAAAGGTCGTACATATTGAAAATATATTAAAAAACCTTCCTATATATAAAGATATAGAATTTGAAAACTATAATAAACATACTGAAATAGATGATGTTTTAGATGTTGATGTAGAATTAATAAAAGAGACTCTAAATAGCTGGGAAAAAACTACATTTGAAGTCATTGATGTTATGGGAAAAAATGAATTTTCATTAGATGATATTTATGGTTATAAAGATATTTTTTCAAAAAAATATCCTAATAACAATACAATAAACGCTAGTATAAGAAGAAATCTACAGGAGTTAAGAGATTTAGGATTAATTAAATTTTTAGGAAATGGAAAATATAAAAAACTGTGGGAAAGAAATTTTATATTATAA
- a CDS encoding MFS transporter, translated as MGNKIFSRKELLFLITISLALGIRQMAMTMVMPFISTYSKTLIYSNATLAGVALGMFGLMQAVFQIPFGIWSDKIGNKPVILVGLLQVIVGLFIAFLSKSIYMLIFARALQGSGAVLATGYSWISSSVDNKKRPRALSILGIIIGFAAASAFAIGPLINNYLSVRQMFLLCAILILLVWLIILVFFKEDHKTIENKVEIKDAVKILLKNKKFLGLNIAGFLNNYIMFAVFYIIPIYLKPITGSSGMWKIFMPSVIIAIIFMKKSIVLVEKGYSSALIISAFVLSAVGICFYFNKNSFYFILIGSILFMTGYILLATVIPSVANDIAENNYRGTANGIINSFQYIGSFVGSVITGALWNNYRGIELFLIILICIFGIFTVENPKNILSKNLKLK; from the coding sequence ATGGGAAACAAGATATTTTCTAGAAAAGAACTTTTATTTTTAATTACCATAAGTTTAGCTTTAGGTATCAGGCAAATGGCAATGACTATGGTTATGCCCTTTATTTCTACTTACAGTAAAACTCTAATCTATAGTAATGCAACTTTAGCTGGGGTAGCTCTTGGTATGTTTGGTTTAATGCAGGCTGTATTTCAGATTCCTTTTGGGATATGGAGTGATAAAATAGGCAATAAACCTGTAATTTTAGTTGGACTTTTACAAGTAATAGTAGGACTTTTTATTGCTTTTCTTTCTAAAAGTATCTATATGCTTATTTTTGCTAGAGCTTTACAGGGAAGTGGTGCTGTGTTGGCTACTGGATATTCATGGATTAGCAGCAGTGTAGATAATAAAAAAAGACCTAGAGCCTTGAGTATTTTAGGAATAATTATAGGATTTGCAGCAGCATCAGCCTTTGCTATAGGTCCTTTAATCAATAATTATTTATCTGTAAGACAAATGTTTTTATTGTGTGCTATTTTAATTTTATTAGTATGGCTTATTATATTAGTTTTTTTCAAAGAAGATCATAAAACAATTGAAAATAAGGTTGAAATTAAAGATGCAGTAAAGATTTTATTAAAGAATAAGAAGTTCTTAGGACTTAATATAGCAGGTTTTTTAAATAATTATATAATGTTTGCTGTGTTTTATATAATTCCTATTTACCTAAAGCCGATTACTGGATCAAGTGGTATGTGGAAGATTTTTATGCCATCTGTAATTATTGCAATAATATTTATGAAAAAATCTATTGTATTAGTTGAAAAAGGATATAGTTCAGCTTTAATTATATCAGCCTTTGTTTTGTCAGCTGTAGGAATATGTTTCTATTTTAATAAAAACTCCTTTTATTTTATATTAATAGGAAGTATATTATTTATGACAGGATATATTTTATTAGCTACTGTAATACCATCTGTAGCTAATGATATTGCAGAAAATAATTATAGAGGAACTGCAAATGGAATAATAAATAGTTTTCAATATATCGGCTCATTTGTAGGATCTGTGATTACAGGCGCTTTGTGGAATAATTATAGAGGTATTGAATTATTTTTAATAATTTTAATATGTATTTTTGGCATATTTACTGTAGAAAATCCTAAAAATATTTTATCTAAAAACTTAAAACTAAAATAG
- a CDS encoding carbonic anhydrase, which yields MIRNKKFATLLNCIDGRTQIPAINWIRNNFDIEYVDLITEPGIDKLISLQDKKFMKLLEEKILISLEKHESKMIFIAGHYDCAANDVSKDEHLKQIKASVQIIKKSNKNVRVIGLWINEHFEVEMCCGIGKLSW from the coding sequence ATGATTAGAAATAAAAAATTTGCTACATTATTAAACTGTATAGATGGAAGAACTCAAATTCCAGCAATTAATTGGATAAGAAATAATTTTGATATAGAATATGTAGATTTAATAACTGAACCTGGTATAGATAAATTAATATCTCTTCAAGATAAAAAATTTATGAAACTTTTAGAAGAAAAAATATTAATATCATTAGAAAAACATGAATCAAAAATGATATTTATAGCAGGTCATTATGATTGTGCTGCAAATGATGTAAGTAAAGATGAACACCTAAAACAGATAAAAGCATCAGTTCAAATAATAAAAAAATCAAATAAAAATGTTAGAGTTATAGGTCTTTGGATAAATGAGCATTTTGAAGTCGAAATGTGCTGCGGTATTGGAAAGTTATCTTGGTGA